GCTGGCGACAACGTGGGTCTGCTGCTGCGCGGCACGAAGCGCGAAGACGTCGAGCGCGGCCAAGTGCTGTGCAAGCCCGGCTCGATCAAGCCACACACTCACTTCACCGCTGAGGTGTATGTTCTGTCGAAGGACGAAGGCGGTCGCCACACTCCTTTCTTCAACAACTACCGCCCACAGTTCTATTTCCGTACGACTGACGTGACCGGCTCCATCGAGCTGCCAGCAGACAAGGAAATGGTCATGCCTGGTGACAACGTGTCCATCACCGTGAAGCTGATCGCCCCGATCGCCATGGAAGAAGGTCTGCGTTTCGCCATCCGCGAAGGTGGCCGTACCGTCGGCGCCGGCGTGGTTGCCAAGATCATCGCGTAATTGGTGAGATCGTAGGGGTATAGCTCAATTGGCAGAGCGTCGGTCTCCAAAACCGAAGGTTGTAGGTTCGATTCCTACTGCCCCTGCCACCTAAGGGTGGTGCTCAAAGCCCGCCAAGTCTTGGCGGGCTTCGGCGTCTTGTGCGACGCCGGAACAAGGAATGATTGCAGTCACTTATGGCCACTTCTCAGGTTGAAACTGTTAGTACCGGTGCGGACAAGGCGAAGCTCGCCTTTGCCGTCGTGCTGGTGTTGGCCTCTATTGCAGGGTTTTATGTGCTCGCCAAGCAAGGCCCGCTCGTGCAGTGGGCGGTGTTGCTGGTGGGCTTGGTCGCGGCAGCTGTGGTGTTTCTGGTGTCTGAACCAGGCAAGCAGTTTGTGGCCTTCGCGCGCGATGCGTGGAAGGAAGTGCACAAGGTCGTCTGGCCGACTCGCAAGGAAGCACTGCAGATGACAGGCTATGTGTTCGCCTTCGTGGTGATCATGGCTTTGTTCCTGTGGTTTACGGACAAGACGCTTGAGTGGGTCTTGTACGATTTGATTCTCGGCTGGAGGAAGTAACTGATGACTGATGACGCCATGGAAAATGCTGGCGCGACAGCGGCGGTTCCTGCTCCTGTCGCATCCGGCAATCCGGATCTGCGCTGGTACATCGTGCATGCCTATTCGGGCATGGAAAAGGCGGTGGAGCGCAACATCACCGAACGCATCGCCCGCGCGGGCATGCAGGACAAGTTTGGCCGCATTCTCGTGCCGACCGAAGAAGTGGTCGAAATGAAGAATGGCCAGCGCAAGACGACCGAGCGTCGTCTGTATCCTGGCTATGTGTTCGTTGAAATGGTGATGGAAGATGACACTTGGCACTTGGTGAAGCACACCAGCAAGGTCACGGGTTTCGTGGGTGGTTCCAAGAACCGTCCAGCGCCCATCTCTGACGACGAAGTGCAGAAGATCGTCAGCCAGATGGAAGAGGGCACCGAGAAGCCGCGTCACAAGATCGAGTTCACCGTGGGTGAGCTGGTGCGCGTCAAGGAAGGCCCGTTCACCGACTTCAATGGTTCGGTGGAAGAAGTCAATTACGAAAAGAGTCGTCTGCGTGTGTCGGTCATGATTTTTGGCCGTTCCACTCCGGTCGAACTGGAATTCGCTCAGGTCGAGAAGACATAAGTCTTCTGCAAGGACCTGATCCTCGCAAGAGATCGGTGAGTCGGCGCTTTACAGCTCTGTGCCGGCAATCACTTCATGTTCGAGCTGCAACCCCGGGGAGCCGGTCTTGTCCATGACGAGGCTTGCGTTATGACCCGTAAGGAAATTAGCCATGGCGAAAAAAATCGTCGGCTTTATCAAGCTGCAAGTTCCAGCTGGTAAGGCAAATCCATCTCCTCCAATCGGTCCAGCGCTGGGTCAGCGCGGTCTGAACATCATGGAGTTCTGCAAGGCATTCAATGCGCAGACTCAAGGTGTTGAGCCAGGTCTGCCACTGCCAGTGGTGATCACGGCGTTTGCTGACAAGAGCTTCACGTTCGTCATCAAGACTCCTCCAGCCACCGTGCTGATCAAGAAGGCCATCAAGCTCGACAAGGGTTCTTCGAATCCTCTGAAGACCAAGGTCGGCAAGATCACCCGCGCTCAGCTGGAAGAAATCGCCAAGACCAAGCTGAAGGACATGAACGCCGCTGACGTGGACGCAGCTGTGCGCACTCTGGCTGGTTCGGCCCGCTCCATGGGCGTGACTGTGGAAGGACTGTAATCATGGCAAAGTTGACCAAGAAGCAAAAAGCATTGGCCGGCAAGGTTGACAGCACCAAGCTGTACGCATTCGCTGACGCTGTGGCTATCGTGAAGGAAGCCGCTACCGCCAAGTTTGACGAATCCATCGACGTTGCTGTGCAACTCGGTGTGGATGCCAAGAAGTCGGACCAAGTGGTTCGTGGCGCTGTCGTTCTGCCTCACGGCACCGGCAAGACCACCCGCGTGGCTGTGTTCGCCCAAGGCGCCAAGGCTGACGAAGCCAAGGCCGCTGGTGCTGACATCGTCGGCATGGACGACCTGGCTGCCATGGTCAAGGCTGGCGACATGCCTTTCGACGTGGTGATCGCTGCTCCAGACGCAATGCGTATCGTTGGTACCCTGGGTCAGATCCTGGGTCCACGTGGCCTGATGCCTAACCCCAAAGTGGGCACCGTGACTCCTGACGTGGCTACCGCCGTCAAGAACGCCAAGGCTGGTCAGATCCAGTTCCGCGTTGACAAGGCCGGCATCATCCACGGCACGATCGGTCGTCGTTCGTTCGACAACGAGAAGCTGCAGGGCAACCTGGCCGCTTTGGTTGACGCTCTGAACAAGGCCAAGCCTGCTACCAGCAAGGGTGTGTACCTGCGCAAGGTTGCTGTGTCCTCCACCATGGGCGTTGGCGTCCGTGTGGATACACAGACCATCGCAGCGTAATTGCTTTGAAAAGATCTTGAGGCACTCGCAAGAGTGCCTCAGTGGTGGGTCGATGCAGCGATGCATCGAGTCATCCAAGACCGTTGGCGTGCAGGTGTTGAAAGACAGGCTGCACTTAAATCGAGAAGAGATGCCAACGCAGATGGCGATCCCGCTGCAGATGGAACGAGAAATTTTTCCTCAACAGTTGGTCGCTGAAACTTAAGCGCGCATGGAGAACCCCGGTTCGAAGTGCGCAAATGAAGGAGTAGACCTTGAGTCTTAATCGCAGTGAGAAAGAAGCGGTCATCAATGAAGTGACCAGCCTCGCCGCAAAAGCTCAAACGCTGGTGATCGCGGAATACCGTGGCATCACGGTCGCTGACATGACCAAACTGCGCGTTGATGCACGCAGCAAGGGCGTTTCCCTGAGCGTTCTGAAGAACACTCTGGCACGTCGTGCTGTGGCTGGCAGCCAGTTTGACGTTGTGGCCGACCAGATGACCGGTCCTCTGATCTATGGCTTCTCCGAAGACGCTGTGGCCGCCGCCAAGGTGGTGGCCGATTTCGCGAAGACCAACGACAAGTTGGTGATTCGCGGTGGCGCATTCGGTGGCAAGGCCCTGGACGTGAACGGCGTTAAGGAACTGGCGAACATTCCATCCAAGGAAGTTCTGCTGGCTCAAATTTGTGGCTTGCTCATGTCGCCTATCTCGCGTACAGCCGTTGTGCTGGGCGCCCTGGCGGCAAAGAAGAGCGAAGGCGAAGGCGAAGCTGTTGCCGCTTGATTGAAAAGCGCACAGTTACCCTCAAATCAACCAATTGTTAGGAAATAAAAATGGCATTCGATAAAGACGCATTCTTGACCGCGCTCGACAGCATGACGGTTCTGGAACTCAATGACCTGGTGAAGGCCATTGAAGAGAAGTTCGGCGTGTCCGCCGCTGCTATGGCTGCTCCCGCTGCTGGCGGCGCTGGCGCTGGCGCTGCTGCTGCTGAAGAAAAGACTGAATTCAACCTGGTTCTGCTTGAAGCAGGTGCCAACAAGGTTGGCGTGATCAAGGCCGTGCGTGAAATCACTGGTCTGGGTCTGAAGGAAGCCAAGGACATGGTCGACGGCGCTCCCAAGACTCTGAAGGAAGCTATGCCTAAGGCTGACGCTGAAGCCGCTGCCAAGAAGCTGGTGGACGCAGGTGCCAAGGCTGAACTGAAGTAATTCGCTCAGTTTTGAGGGCTGGAGGTTCCAAAAGGGGCCTCCAGCCTTTGGCGCTTCTAGCGTAAGGGTTTGTCCTGTAGCTGGAAGACTCCTTGTCTGACGACCACGACGGTCGTTTTGTTGTCAGATCGGGATGGTAATTTCGGACCATTGTGTCCAGAGCGCACCAGAAAGCGGTTCCCATCGAGAGAACTTTTTTCTAGTGCCTTCTGATTCATCCGACAGCAGAAGGTGCCTTGGTTCGGGCGATGTGCAACGCATCGCCGTCCGCCATGGTTGGTAGTGGCCAACCGCCAAGCCTACAAGTGTGCCTTGTAGGGCAGTCGTCGAAGACCAGTTTCATGTCTTTGCCTGGAGATCTCATGGCCCAAACTTCCACGTACAGCTACACCGAGCGCAAGCGGATTCGCAAGAGCTTCGGCAGCCGTGACAGTGTGCTCAAAGTGCCTTATCTGTTGCAGATGCAGCGTGATGCCTACACCGCATTCCTGCAAGCTGGCTCAGCCCCCCAAAAACGCAGTGATGACGGCCTGCAGGCCGCATTCAACGCTGCATTCCCGATCGTGTCGCACAACGGCTTCGTCGAAATGAAGTTTGTCGAGTACAACCTCGCCAAGCCTGCTTTCGACGTGCGTGAGTGCCAGACCCGTGGTCTGACCTTCGCCTCGGCCGTGCGCGCCAAGGTGCAGCTCATCATCTATGACCGCGAATCCTCGACTGCCTCTTCAAAGGTGGTCAAGGAAGTGAAGGAGCAGGAAGTCTACATGGGCGAAGTGCCCCTGATGACGGACAAGGGCTCGTTCATCATCAACGGTACCGAGCGCGTGATCGTGTCTCAGTTGCACCGCTCGCCTGGCGTGTTTTTCGAACACGACAAGGGCAAGACCCACAGCTCGGGCAAGCTGCTGTTCTCGGCACGCATCATTCCTTACCGCGGTTCGTGGCTCGACTTCGAATTCGACCCCAAGGACGTGCTGTACTTCCGCGTCGACCGTCGCCGCAAGATGCCTGTGACGATCCTGCTGAAGGCCATCGGCCTGAACCCGGAATCGATCCTCGCGAACTTCTTCGTGAACGACAACTTCCGCCTGATGGACAGCGGCGCACAGATGGAATTCGTGCCCGAGCGCCTGAAGGGTGAAGTCGCCCGTTTCGACATCACCGACAAGTCCGGCAAGGTTGTTGTGGCCAAGGACAAGCGCATCACCGCGCGCCACACTCGCGAGCTGGAGCAGTCCAACACGACTCACGTGAGCGTGCCCGAGGACTTCCTGATCGGCCGCGTGGTTGCCCGCAACATCGTGGACACCGACACCGGTGAAATCATCGCCAAGGCCAACGACGAACTGACCGAAGCGCTGCTCAAGAAGCTGCGTTCGGCTGGCGTGCGTGAAGTGCAGTGCATCTACACGAACGAACTGGACCAAGGCGCCTACATCTCGCAGACCCTGCGCATCGATGAAACCGTGGACGAGTTCGCTGCCCGCGTTGCCATCTACCGCATGATGCGTCCTGGCGAGCCGCCAACGGAAGACGCCGTGCAGGCGCTGTTCCAGCGTCTGTTCTACAACCCAGACACGTACGATCTGTCGCGCGTGGGTCGCATGAAGTTCAACGCCAAGGTCGGTCGCGATGGCGCTACCGGCCCGATGGTGCTGGACAACGACGACATCCTGTCCGTGGTGAAGATCCTCGTGGATCTGCGCAACGGCAAGGGCGAAGTCGACGATATCGACCACTTGGGCAATCGCCGTGTGCGTTGCGTGGGCGAACTGGCCGAAAACCAGTACCGCACCGGTCTGGCGCGTATCGAAAAGGCGGTGAAGGAGCGTCTGGGTCAAGCGGAACAAGAGCCGCTGATGCCGCACGACCTGATCAACTCCAAGCCGATCTCCGCCGCCCTGAAGGAATTTTTCGGTGCATCGCAGCTGTCGCAGTTCATGGACCAGACCAATCCTCTGGCCGAAATCACCCACAAGCGCCGTGTTTCGGCTCTTGGCCCGGGCGGTCTGACGCGCGAACGTGCCGGCTTCGAAGTGCGTGACGTGCACGTGACCCACTACGGTCGCGTCTGCCCAATCGAAACGCCTGAAGGTCCAAACATCGGTCTGATCAACTCGCTGGCTCTGTACGCTCGCCTCAACGAATACGGTTTCATCGAAACCCCGTATCGCCGCGTGGTGGACAGCAAGGTCACGATGGAAATCGACTACCTGTCGGCCATCGAAGAAGGCAAGTACATCATCGCTCAGGCGAATGCCAAGCTGGACGAAGAAGGCCGCCTGACGGGTGACCTGGTGTCGGCCCGTGAAAAGGGTGAATCGACTCTGGTGTCGGCCGAGCGCGTTCAGTACATGGACGTGTCGCCTGCGCAGATCGTCTCCGTGGCTGCCTCGCTGGTTCCGTTCCTTGAGCACGATGACGCGAACCGCGCGTTGATGGGTGCCAACATGTCGCGTCAGGCCGTGCCTGTTCTGCGTCCTGAAAAGCCAATGGTCGGCACGGGCATCGAGCGCGTGGCTGCCGTTGACTCGGGCACCGTGGTGACCGCAACCCGCGGCGGCGTGGTCGACTATGTCGACGCGACCCGCATCGTGGTGCGTGTGAACGACGAAGAAGCCGTTGCTGGCGAAGTCGGCGTGGACATCTACAACCTGATCAAGTATCAGCGTTCCAACCAGAACACCAACATCCACCAGCGTCCCATCGTCCAGAAGGGCGACAAGCTGGCCAAGGGTGACGTGGTGGCTGACGGCGCATCGACCGACTTGGGCGAAATCGCCATCGGTCAGAACATGCTGATCGCGTTCATGCCATGGAACGGCTACAACTACGAAGACTCGGTGATGATCAACGAGCGCATCGTGGCTGAAGACCGCTACACCTCGATCCACATCGAGGAACTGGTGGTGATGGCTCGCGACACGAAGTTGGGCCCAGAGGAAATCACGCGCGACATTCCGAACCTGTCGGAACAGCAACTGAACCGCCTCGACGAGTCCGGCATCATCTACGTGGGAGCGGAAGTGCAGCCCGGCGACACGCTGGTCGGCAAGGTCACGCCAAAGGGTGAAACCACCCTGACGCCTGAAGAAAAGCTGCTGCGCGCGATCTTCGGCGAGAAGGCTTCGGACGTGAAGGACACATCGCTGCGTGTGGATCAGGGCTCTTCGGGTACCGTGATCGACGTGCAGGTGTTCACGCGTGAAGGCATCCAGCGCGACAAGCGCGCCCAGCAGATCATCGACGATGAACTCAAGCGCTATCGCCTCGACCTGAACGACCAGCTGCGCATCGTGGAAGCCGACGCGTTCGACCGTATCGAGAAGCTGCTGATCGGCCAGATCGCCAACGGCGGCCCGCAAAAGCTGGCCAAGGGCACGAAGATCGACAAGGCGTACCTCGACGGAGTGGACAAGTTCCACTGGTTCGACATCCGTCCTGCCGACGACACCGTCGCGACCCAGCTCGAATCCATCAAAAACGCGCTGGAGCAGACACGTCACGCGTTCGACCTGGCGTTCGAAGAAAAGCGCAAGAAGCTCACGCAAGGCGACGAGCTGCCAGCGGGCGTGCTGAAGATGGTCAAGGTGTACCTGGCCGTCAAGCGTCGTCTGCAGCCTGGTGACAAGATGGCCGGCCGTCACGGCAACAAGGGTGTGGTCTCCAAGATCACGCCTGTGGAAGACATGCCTTACCTGGCAGACGGCACCACCGCCGACATCGTGCTGAACCCGCTGGGCGTGCCATCGCGCATGAACATCGGTCAGGTGCTGGAAGTGCACTTGGGCTGGGCCGGCAAGGGTCTGGGCCACCGTATCGACGCGATGCTGCGTGACCACGCACGTGCCGAAGAAATTCGCGCGCTGATGGAGCAGATCTACAACTCGAGCGGCCGCAAGGAAGAACTGACGCAGCTGTCCGACGACGAGGTCATGAAGATGGCGGACAACCTGCGCACCGGCGTGCCTTACGCATCGCCAGTGTTCGATGGTGCTTCCGAAGCCGAAATCAAGGACATGCTGAAGCTGGCCTATCCGGACGACATCGCCAAGGCCAAGGGCCTGACCGATACGCGTACGCAGGCATACCTGTTTGATGGCCGCACTGGCGAGCGCTTCGAGCGTCCGACCACCATCGGCTACATGCACTACCTGAAGCTGCACCATTTGGTCGACGACAAGATGCACGCCCGCTCCACCGGTCCGTACTCGCTCGTGACGCAACAGCCGCTGGGCGGCAAGGCCCAATTCGGTGGCCAGCGTTTCGGTGAAATGGAAGTGTGGGCGCTGGAAGCTTACGGCGCTGCTTATGTGCTGCAGGAAATGCTGACAGTGAAGTCCGATGACGTGGTGGGCCGTACCAAGGTGTACGAGAGCATCGTCAAGGGCGAACACTCGATCGAAGCCGGCATGCCGGAATCGTTCAATGTGCTGGTCAAGGAAATTCGTTCCTTGGGCCTGGACATCGAACTGGAACGTTCTTAATTATTGAAAAGGGAAAGAGTCCATGAAATCGTTACTCGACCTGTTCAAGCAATTCACGCCTGATGAGCATTTCGATGCCATCAAGATCGGCATGGCTTCGCCCGAGAAGATCCGTTCGTGGTCTTTCGGCGAGGTGAAGAAGCCTGAGACGATCAACTACCGCACGTTCAAGCCAGAGCGCGATGGTCTGTTCTGCGCAAAGATCTTCGGCCCCATCAAGGACTACGAATGCCTTTGCGGCAAGTACAAGCGCCTCAAGCACCGCGGTGTGATCTGCGAGAAGTGCGGCGTTGAAGTCACGCAGACCAAGGTTCGCCGCGAGCGCATGGGTCACATCGACCTGGCCGCTCCTTGCGCGCACATCTGGTTCCTGAAGTCGCTGCCGTCGCGTCTGGGCCTGGTGCTCGACATGACGCTGCGCGACATCGAACGCGTGCTGTACTTCGAAGCCTACGTGGTGACCGACCCGGGCATGACTCCGCTGAAGAAGTTCGGCATCATGTCCGAGGACGACTACGACGCCAAGCGCAAGGAATACGGTGATGAATTCATCGCCAAGATGGGCGCTGAAGGCATCAAGGATCTGCTCGAAGGTATCGACATCGATATGGAAATCGAGCGCCTGCGTGGCGATCTGACCGGCTCCGAAGTCAAGGTCAAGAAGAACGCCAAGCGCCTGAAGGTTCTGGAAGCGTTCAAGAAGTCCGGCATCAAGCCCGAGTGGATGGTGCTGGAAGTGCTGCCCGTGCTGCCACCGGACCTGCGTCCGCTGGTGCCGCTGGATGGTGGCCGCTTCGCTACGTCCGATCTGAACGATCTGTATCGCCGCGTCATCAACCGCAACTCGCGTCTGCGTCGCCTGCTGGAGCTGAAGGCTCCTGAAATCATCGCGCGCAACGAAAAGCGCATGCTGCAGGAAGCGGTTGACTCGCTGCTGGACAACGGCCGTCGCGGCAAGGCGATGACTGGTGCGAACAAGCGTGCCCTCAAGTCGCTGGCCGACATGATCAAGGGCAAGAGCGGTCGTTTCCGTCAGAACTTGCTGGGCAAGCGCGTGGACTACTCCGGTCGTTCCGTGATTACCGTGGGTCCTTACCTCAAGCTGCACCAGTGCGGTCTGCCAAAGCTGATGGCTTTGGAACTCTTCAAGCCATTCATCTTCTCGCGCCTCGAAGCGATGGGCATCGCCACGACCATCAAGGCTGCCAAGAAGGAAGTGGAAGCCGGCACGCCAGTCGTGTGGGACATCCTGGAAGAGGTCATCAAGGAACACCCGATCATGCTGAACCGTGCGCCTACGCTGCACCGTTTGGGCATTCAGGCGTTCGAGCCCATCCTCATCGAAGGCAAGGCCATCCAGCTGCACCCACTCGTCTGCGCGGCGTTCAACGCCGACTTCGACGGTGACCAGATGGCTGTCCACGTTCCGCTGTCGGTGGAAGCGCAGCTCGAAGCCCGCACACTGATGCTGGCATCGAACAACGTGCTGTTCCCGGCTTCGGGCGAACCTTCCATCGTTCCTTCGCAGGACGTGGTGCTGGGTCTTTATCACGCCACCCGTGACAAGATCAACGGCAAGGGTGAAGGCCTGGTGTTCGCTGACATCGGCGAAGTGCAACGCGCTCTGGACGCTGGTGAAGCCGAACTCGCAGCGCGCATCACCGTGCGTCTGACCGAGTGGACCAAGAACAAGGCCACGGGCGAATTCGAGCCCGAGACCGGCCTCGTGGAAACCACCGTCGGCCGCGCTCTGCTGTCCGAAATTCTTCCCAAGGGCCTGCCGTTCTCCAACATGAACAAGGCGCTCAAGAAGAAGGAAATCTCCAAGCTGATCAACACCAGCTTCCGCAAGTGCGGTCTGAAGGAAACGGTCGTGTTTGCAGACAAGCTGCTGCAAAACGGTTTCCGTCTGGCCACGCGTGCCGGTATTTCCATCTGCGTGGACGACATGCTGGTGCCGCCACAGAAGGCGGAAATCATCGGTCGTGCCGAGAAGGAAGTCAAAGAGATCGAGCAGCAGTACGTCTCCGGTCTCGTGACCACGGGCGAACGCTACAACAAGGTCGTGGACATCTGGGGCAAGGCAGGTGACGAAGTCTCCAAGGTCATGATGGCCCAGTTGGCCAAGCAAAAGACCATTGACCGTCACGGCAACGAAG
This genomic stretch from Diaphorobacter sp. HDW4B harbors:
- the nusG gene encoding transcription termination/antitermination protein NusG, with protein sequence MENAGATAAVPAPVASGNPDLRWYIVHAYSGMEKAVERNITERIARAGMQDKFGRILVPTEEVVEMKNGQRKTTERRLYPGYVFVEMVMEDDTWHLVKHTSKVTGFVGGSKNRPAPISDDEVQKIVSQMEEGTEKPRHKIEFTVGELVRVKEGPFTDFNGSVEEVNYEKSRLRVSVMIFGRSTPVELEFAQVEKT
- the rpoB gene encoding DNA-directed RNA polymerase subunit beta, with protein sequence MAQTSTYSYTERKRIRKSFGSRDSVLKVPYLLQMQRDAYTAFLQAGSAPQKRSDDGLQAAFNAAFPIVSHNGFVEMKFVEYNLAKPAFDVRECQTRGLTFASAVRAKVQLIIYDRESSTASSKVVKEVKEQEVYMGEVPLMTDKGSFIINGTERVIVSQLHRSPGVFFEHDKGKTHSSGKLLFSARIIPYRGSWLDFEFDPKDVLYFRVDRRRKMPVTILLKAIGLNPESILANFFVNDNFRLMDSGAQMEFVPERLKGEVARFDITDKSGKVVVAKDKRITARHTRELEQSNTTHVSVPEDFLIGRVVARNIVDTDTGEIIAKANDELTEALLKKLRSAGVREVQCIYTNELDQGAYISQTLRIDETVDEFAARVAIYRMMRPGEPPTEDAVQALFQRLFYNPDTYDLSRVGRMKFNAKVGRDGATGPMVLDNDDILSVVKILVDLRNGKGEVDDIDHLGNRRVRCVGELAENQYRTGLARIEKAVKERLGQAEQEPLMPHDLINSKPISAALKEFFGASQLSQFMDQTNPLAEITHKRRVSALGPGGLTRERAGFEVRDVHVTHYGRVCPIETPEGPNIGLINSLALYARLNEYGFIETPYRRVVDSKVTMEIDYLSAIEEGKYIIAQANAKLDEEGRLTGDLVSAREKGESTLVSAERVQYMDVSPAQIVSVAASLVPFLEHDDANRALMGANMSRQAVPVLRPEKPMVGTGIERVAAVDSGTVVTATRGGVVDYVDATRIVVRVNDEEAVAGEVGVDIYNLIKYQRSNQNTNIHQRPIVQKGDKLAKGDVVADGASTDLGEIAIGQNMLIAFMPWNGYNYEDSVMINERIVAEDRYTSIHIEELVVMARDTKLGPEEITRDIPNLSEQQLNRLDESGIIYVGAEVQPGDTLVGKVTPKGETTLTPEEKLLRAIFGEKASDVKDTSLRVDQGSSGTVIDVQVFTREGIQRDKRAQQIIDDELKRYRLDLNDQLRIVEADAFDRIEKLLIGQIANGGPQKLAKGTKIDKAYLDGVDKFHWFDIRPADDTVATQLESIKNALEQTRHAFDLAFEEKRKKLTQGDELPAGVLKMVKVYLAVKRRLQPGDKMAGRHGNKGVVSKITPVEDMPYLADGTTADIVLNPLGVPSRMNIGQVLEVHLGWAGKGLGHRIDAMLRDHARAEEIRALMEQIYNSSGRKEELTQLSDDEVMKMADNLRTGVPYASPVFDGASEAEIKDMLKLAYPDDIAKAKGLTDTRTQAYLFDGRTGERFERPTTIGYMHYLKLHHLVDDKMHARSTGPYSLVTQQPLGGKAQFGGQRFGEMEVWALEAYGAAYVLQEMLTVKSDDVVGRTKVYESIVKGEHSIEAGMPESFNVLVKEIRSLGLDIELERS
- the rplA gene encoding 50S ribosomal protein L1, whose product is MAKLTKKQKALAGKVDSTKLYAFADAVAIVKEAATAKFDESIDVAVQLGVDAKKSDQVVRGAVVLPHGTGKTTRVAVFAQGAKADEAKAAGADIVGMDDLAAMVKAGDMPFDVVIAAPDAMRIVGTLGQILGPRGLMPNPKVGTVTPDVATAVKNAKAGQIQFRVDKAGIIHGTIGRRSFDNEKLQGNLAALVDALNKAKPATSKGVYLRKVAVSSTMGVGVRVDTQTIAA
- the rplK gene encoding 50S ribosomal protein L11; the encoded protein is MAKKIVGFIKLQVPAGKANPSPPIGPALGQRGLNIMEFCKAFNAQTQGVEPGLPLPVVITAFADKSFTFVIKTPPATVLIKKAIKLDKGSSNPLKTKVGKITRAQLEEIAKTKLKDMNAADVDAAVRTLAGSARSMGVTVEGL
- the secE gene encoding preprotein translocase subunit SecE yields the protein MATSQVETVSTGADKAKLAFAVVLVLASIAGFYVLAKQGPLVQWAVLLVGLVAAAVVFLVSEPGKQFVAFARDAWKEVHKVVWPTRKEALQMTGYVFAFVVIMALFLWFTDKTLEWVLYDLILGWRK
- the rplL gene encoding 50S ribosomal protein L7/L12 encodes the protein MAFDKDAFLTALDSMTVLELNDLVKAIEEKFGVSAAAMAAPAAGGAGAGAAAAEEKTEFNLVLLEAGANKVGVIKAVREITGLGLKEAKDMVDGAPKTLKEAMPKADAEAAAKKLVDAGAKAELK
- the rplJ gene encoding 50S ribosomal protein L10; its protein translation is MSLNRSEKEAVINEVTSLAAKAQTLVIAEYRGITVADMTKLRVDARSKGVSLSVLKNTLARRAVAGSQFDVVADQMTGPLIYGFSEDAVAAAKVVADFAKTNDKLVIRGGAFGGKALDVNGVKELANIPSKEVLLAQICGLLMSPISRTAVVLGALAAKKSEGEGEAVAA
- the rpoC gene encoding DNA-directed RNA polymerase subunit beta' — translated: MKSLLDLFKQFTPDEHFDAIKIGMASPEKIRSWSFGEVKKPETINYRTFKPERDGLFCAKIFGPIKDYECLCGKYKRLKHRGVICEKCGVEVTQTKVRRERMGHIDLAAPCAHIWFLKSLPSRLGLVLDMTLRDIERVLYFEAYVVTDPGMTPLKKFGIMSEDDYDAKRKEYGDEFIAKMGAEGIKDLLEGIDIDMEIERLRGDLTGSEVKVKKNAKRLKVLEAFKKSGIKPEWMVLEVLPVLPPDLRPLVPLDGGRFATSDLNDLYRRVINRNSRLRRLLELKAPEIIARNEKRMLQEAVDSLLDNGRRGKAMTGANKRALKSLADMIKGKSGRFRQNLLGKRVDYSGRSVITVGPYLKLHQCGLPKLMALELFKPFIFSRLEAMGIATTIKAAKKEVEAGTPVVWDILEEVIKEHPIMLNRAPTLHRLGIQAFEPILIEGKAIQLHPLVCAAFNADFDGDQMAVHVPLSVEAQLEARTLMLASNNVLFPASGEPSIVPSQDVVLGLYHATRDKINGKGEGLVFADIGEVQRALDAGEAELAARITVRLTEWTKNKATGEFEPETGLVETTVGRALLSEILPKGLPFSNMNKALKKKEISKLINTSFRKCGLKETVVFADKLLQNGFRLATRAGISICVDDMLVPPQKAEIIGRAEKEVKEIEQQYVSGLVTTGERYNKVVDIWGKAGDEVSKVMMAQLAKQKTIDRHGNEVDQESFNSIYMMADSGARGSAAQIRQLAGMRGLMAKPDGSIIETPITANFREGLNVLQYFISTHGARKGLADTALKTANSGYLTRRLVDVTQDLVVNEQDCGTHNGSLMRAIVEGGETIESLRDRILGRVAAEDILHPETRAVLVTAGTMLEEDLIEEIEAQGVDEVKVRTALTCETRYGLCAKCYGRDLGRGGLINHGEAVGVIAAQSIGEPGTQLTMRTFHIGGAASRAAIASSVEAKSNGSISFNSTMRYVTNTKGELVVISRSGEIVISDNGRERERHKVPYGATLTVKADQVIKAGAILANWDPLTRPIITEYAGRVKFENVEEGLTVAKQVDEVTGLSTLVVIDPKRRGSAKVVRPQVKLIDANGQEVKIPGTDHSVTIGFQVGALIQVRDDQDVGPGEVLARIPVEGQKTRDITGGLPRVAELFEARSPKDKGMLAEMTGTISFGKETKGKVRLQITDPEGKVWDELVPKEKNVLVHEGQVVNKGELVVDGPADPQDILRLLGIEELARYIVDEVQDVYRLQGVKINDKHIEVIVRQMLRRVVVENTGESTYIAGEQVERSEILNTNEALQKDGKIPATYSNILLGITKASLSTDSFISAASFQETTRVLTEAAIMGKRDELRGLKENVIVGRLIPAGTGLAYHEARKAKDTMDEAERRAIADAEAEELATAGDSSDDVTEPTAQDQSAAAAD